GATGTTATCCTGGAACTAGATACCTCCTTCAGTTCGGAAAATGGATAGTTAGGTTGGGTCAGTAAACCACATCACATTCAGCTTGCAGTTTTATAaaagtggaaagaaaaaatgctCTGCTTCCATTATCTCTTCATTAAACTACTTATCCTATACCTTTATACAACCGTTAATTATTGTGTAGAGTTCACAGATTTTATTCGCAACCTTATATGTCCCCAGGGACGCCAAAAGCATCGAGGCTCAAAAACACCTTTTCGTATCTCTAACTCGTTTCCCTTTTAAAGCACAAAATTGAATCTTTGGTCACTTATTGCTGCCATGTTTGTctttaatttgattttaatgatttttgttttctcttaaaaaattaTGGGAATATCACTTATTGGAACCTTAGCGCAAATAAGGCGCTTTTATAACGTAACTGATTTGGAGACAtgggtaacaaaaaaaaatcacaaaaaaataacaaaccaTCAGATTCTTACCAACTTTGCATCATTAGGTACCTAAGTGATTACTTCAACTGCCAGGAAATTTTCATCACATTTCATTTAGTCAAGAGTGCCATAATCGACTTTTCAAACTCTCGGTGCAATTAACAGGCTTTTTGCGAATCCTGAAACCTTTCATCGACATGAAAAGTCATACACATACCCGGCAGATTTTTTTGAGCGCAAATTTCTCCAATTTAAAAGGCTGTAGTAGTCAAGAGAATCGTGTAGCATATACATGGTAAGGTATAAGCTACAATTTGCcgaagaaattgttttaaaagctttttaaaaagtgcTTACCACGACATAGGGCGCTTTTGTAACCTCTCGGCTACATTTTGGTGGCTTATTCTATGCATTTTTAACGTAAGGACTTGCAATTCTCTGTGAATATTACCCAGTAACGGAGGCATGTCCTACGTAGGTTTTATGGTTTACCACGCTTCCGCTGCGTAGATATTGGTAAAAGAGAAAGATGTTACCGAAGTTCCCTACTTTGCTtatggagagagagagagagacaaaagacaaaagacaaaaaactgattagaaataaagtaaaaatgCAAAAGTGAAATTAATCATCTACCTGAAGTTGTCTCCATTTACTGTCTCTCCACATTTCATAAAAATGCTGTTCTCTTATATTTAGCATGACCCATCCGTCTCCATCAACCCATTTCATGATACTTTGTACATCAAAAGACTCCCCTGAGGCCTCCTTGAGCCACAATTCCAAGGCTCTGTACCACTGCCCAGGTTGAGAACCTTGTTAAGATCTTGTATGATCATGAAAGATCTTTGATGGTCTTGTCAAGCTCTTGGCAAGATTCTACCAAGATCCtgctaaaatcttgaaagagTTGATTTAAGCAAGATCTTGACAAGACACAAACAAGATCTTGATAAGATCTTGGATCACCGTacgatatttttttttccaaagataGATGAAGTCTTGGCGGGATCTTGACAAGATTCTACCAAGATCCTGCTAAGATCTTTTAGCAAGATCTTGACAATTATAGCTACAAGCAAGATCTAGTCAAGATCTTGGATGATCCTACTTTTTTTCCCAATTAAGTTTTACTCGAAATCTTGACGTGATCTTGGCAAGATTCTGTTGAAAATTTTCTGTTTAACATCTTCAAAACATTGATCTTTGCAAGATGTTTGCAAGATCTTGGATCATCCTgcatagcttttttttttcaaattaagctgcATGAACTTGAAATTGCTGCATAAACATGAAATCTTGTCAAGATTCTGCCAGGATCCTACTAAGAGTTTAAACAAGTTGATCTAAGTTTGCAAAGTCTTAATCAATTGGATCATCCTACATACagcttttttcaaatttatatAAATACCAAACATTGGAGACAAGTTGACATGATCTTGGGAACATCGTTAACAAGATGATCTTTCCAAGATAAAATCTTGACAAGAATAACACAATATCATACTAAGATCTTTTTGCATGGTTGTGAATGCAGAGGGTTTGCTTCCAAGATCTAGACAAGATAAAAGCCAGAGCACTCAAGATCTTATGAAAATCTGacaataacaagaaaataaatcataAAATCTAATTATGTCAACATGACTTCCATTGGCCAAAACCGTTTCAATAAAGTCTTGGCAAGATCTTGCCAAAATCTTAGTCATCGTGGACCCTCCGCTAGTGGCCActtctctacaatggccactttttttcaTCCCAGCAGACAAAAAATCCATACAATGACTTGTTTAACGCTTCTCTACCACGGCCACTTTTTTCTGACCCAAGCTAGTCTCAGAGAAAATTAGTTTGGACACTTCAACTCAACGCTATTTTTTTACTTCTGGCCCATCTCCTCGTCCtcccaatgttgtttatcgcaATTAATTCACCAGAGCTTACACACCAACTTTGGAAGGGCAAGAAGACAACAAActgtcccaacaattttgactcAAGACTGCAAGTGGCTGTTCtatgttgtagagaggttcagctgtaagaaaataaaatcataGCAACAACTTCACTATTAGTGAGTTTATTGAACACATTGATTTTTGCGAGTTATACAAGATCATACAAAGGGATTTATACCAATACATTTTACTCGGAATTTTGTGTCATTTTATATTACAATTTTGCctagataaaacaaaaacatattgACGCAGATAGTCATGTACTTGAATTTCAAATGCCATATGGCTCCAAAAATActtgtaatttttactttttcccaAGGATGACAAGGATCTCAAGAGACTAGAATCAGCCCCCACGAGGGTCTTAAGTTTCTGCATAAGTCATAGCTTCGTGCTGTTATCATGAGGAAAAGACGATATTTAATTACATgcataattttgtttctttaaatgaAGCCAGGAATTAAAAGTCACTGCCTGGTTTGCAAAACATTCAATGACGTAAAGTGGAGCCAGAAAACTAGAAAAGAAGTCCAGAGCTAATTAATTACTTTCATGATGATGGAAATCAGGCTCGCACATTTGGGCACATGATCGCCATCACTGTCTTAAGCTGCCAAAGCAAATTTTCATTGGACCCTAACACAGACATGTAGGCAAGCACTTACAATTAtttccaattttctttttagtgttcATCACTTGCTTTAAAACTtgcaaaaagttaaatagtGACAAAAAAATGCCTGAGATTCCCAAATTGTGCCTCCAGCATTAACAGTAAGGTCTTGCAAAGACAAACTTGTTTTCATTATTCTCATCTCATGCAGTCCAAAGTTAAGGGCTATTGTCAGCTAAATAAAGACAGAGAATAACCTAAATCCAGTAATGAACTCATCTGTAAGAAATTTCTGAAGTAGTTTAGGATGTCCAATTAAAGACacaaatgaaatattttattaccatAATGAAAGAACTACTCATTAGGGACATGAGATTTGTAGTTAAGTATTCCTTAAAAAAGCCTAGTTACAGTGTAGGTGTTTTTCAGAAACATTTGCAATCCCACacaatttcattttttcctgCACCCTGTCAGGAGCCCTGATTTATGAGTCTCCCCACCTGCTCGGTACTCTGACTAGCTAATGGTGCTAGCTACCTTGCACTTAACAAAGCAAATTTAGTCACCATCTACATATGTACACTGCTTTATCCGTCTCCTTGACTATGCTATTTGCTTGTCGAGACCGGTCAAATAAGCCCTGCTTATTTACAATTAAAGTCAGTTATTGGTGTTAGATAAGCAAACACATATGGCTCATCTACGTCAACTTTTACACATTTGGCTACAATATTTTCACAAAAGATTGCGCAGAGATCAGGGCCAGGTGGCCCAGCAACAGGAACATGATGACTTCCCAACAATTTAGCATCAGCATATAATTTTACAACTTCATTATTTGGTGCGCTTATGTTTAAGCTACAGATTGCAGATACCAACATAGGGTATTGCTTTAACACAGCCAGAGGAACTGATCCTGTAATTACAAATGCTTTCACTTCACCAAAGAGATGATTAGGTTCAGCTACTTGAGAAAAGAACTGCACAATTTTGCTGCACGACTTTCCTGCCCTCTTGTATACAGACGAATGGTATACTGATCCATTTATAGTTATTCTTTCTGCAAAACTATATTCCGTAAATCCATCAATTGGCAACAGTCCGTTATTTGCAAACAACACATTGACGGCAGCAACCTCATCATCAGACAAAGTCCTTACTAATGGTGGTTGTGAGAATGCCACACAACTGGACAGCTGATTCCATTTTGACCTGTAGGTGTATTGGGAagtgataataatattaaattaaGGTGCTCTGTAGATTTATATTATTTCATAGCTGATTGCTTAAAACAACATtatgtataggtaatcacatgaggccaagtactattaaggattaattgcacgagagttttcaaaattttgaaaactcaagcgcaattaatccttaatagtaCGAGGTCTCATGGGATTACTtgtttatcaataaagggcaaaatttaTACGAAGGAAAATCACGCGCGCAGTCTATTTTTATCTGGGAAGCCTGTTTAGCGCTACGGCAAATCATCAATCAAATTGAACTGACCAATTGATTCAATGAAAATTTATTCTCCAAAACTGTGTCGTGATACACTGCCAAAAGTCTAGAAAACAAAGCTCATTTCAACAGAGCTTTTCTgccaacagaaaaacaacaaagtgcttttaactgaacaaaacacaGTTTAATCTGAGTCCGAATCCTGGAGCATGATTCTCTTGTAAGCCCGCTTGCTCTGGCTAAGACTGGAGTGCAAAGAatggtttcctgcgacgttgagcGTTACATTGCAATGGGTGAAATTGTAGACATGGCTGGAAGCTGACCTGGACTGAGTTTGAACTGATGACAATGGATGGAGAACTTGTCTTGAAGTGGAAGCAGGCTTGGCATTGTCGATGATGTTGGACATGATTTTCTGCTCGTTTTCATCACCGGAGTCGTAGTCATCTAGGCCCTGCTCGGAGTTGTGACCCGTTATGTTTTTGATCTCGCATTTTGGAATACCGgagcttttcaatttcttcacaaCGGTCTTTCTTGCACTGTGGTTGGTTAGCTTCTTTTCGGGGCAGACATCTTTTAACGGTGAgtcctctttcattgttttcattatgtTATTGATTGTATTCTTGCCCATCGGTGTTTTCTTGTACCACACGGCGCTGGTTTGAGGCTTGTCGATAACAGCCAGGTAAAACGGccctgttttcttcatttcctCTGGACGTTTTTCCAGGTATTGTTTAAACAGAGCAACGGGGCACCTCTTCTCGCCTGTGGCGAACATCTTGGGAGTAGCTAGCCGAGGTTTCACTCAGAGACCACCTTGCCTAGTCTTTGTAGGCCCTTCGGAAAAAGTGATGAACTCGACGCCATCATCATCCTTTTCGATGGAAAAATCTTCGACCATCATGTTGTGGTGCTCTTGTCGACCACGTAAACCAAAATGCATTGTTACCAGCCACCACATTGTGTTTATCAAAGAGCGAGGGGTTTGGTTGCCTAACTGGCCGTTTTGCCATAGtatctcctcttcttccttcgtcaggctttttgctttgttgggtCGTTTTCCCATCCCTTGTTCGCGCAGCTTTCTCGCCTTCCCTTCCAACACTTTCCTCGAAGACAGGAACtctgtatccctcacgatagactttggataatttttgcttcttaaatGTCGATCTAAAACCGCCTGCATCACCTTTAGCGAGTCTGGCTCGTAGTCTTGgccgttttcttttctcagcTCAGCGTAGAATTGCGAAAGGGCTTCGTTCAATTTTGGGATGTTGTAGCTTTCTAGCTGTTCCTCCTTTCCCCTAGTTTTTgcccacttttcaaaaattcctttCCAATAGCCTGTGcttcgttttgtgtttttgttttcactttcgcaTTTCAAAAGTTCAATTAATTCGTCGTCCGCTTCAATAAAACGACAAGCCATTGTTGCAACAAAAACTTGATAACAAATTTCAAGATAACGAACGGTTGCTATGCAACGGATTAGCCAATCATTAACAGGTAATCATGCCCTCTCTTGATTACTAAAAATGCCctcgattaagaaaaaaatgccctctctctcaaccaatcagcgctcagtaattttgccctttattgataacaaaacaAACTGCCTTTCGCCCTACAGAGTCAATAATAATACAGTGAATCCTCTATTAAagggacaccctctattaagcgggcACTAAGCCGATTCCTGAAATTAACATCTTACATTTCCCTTATCATGAATCCTTATATagcagacacctctataaaTATAAATCagtacatttagctgtcaataaactgtagattGACCGaaagtcttgcacaaagtacaacacagcttccttagcttccttaaaaacatggaactttatcaaagcacagagtaaccgttgaaagTTAATCGTTAATaaacattgtgcaatttttacaaacctctattaTGAGGACACCACCTATTAAGCGGACAATTGGGaaggtcccaaaggtgtccactcaatagaggtttcactgtatgtaTTAATTgttaatagtaaaatataatcATCTTATAGACTCAATTTTTGACTTCCTAACCTCCATGGGTTTTGTGCATGGGAGCAAAATTTTGCTGTTCACGAgctgtttgttttgtaatagTAATAACAACACACCTAAAAGGAACAATAACATGTAGAATGTGTATAAGCATTATCTCCTTGTAGACACCATGAATGTCATGGACATAATTATTTTGAGTCGCTTATCTTTGTGCTGTACCGCATGTACATCTATGGTTTATTAGCTGTCTTAATTCATATAATTTTGCAGCATTTATATATGTAACTCAATTTCTCTCACCAACCTAGGTTTGGATACTGACAAACTGACAGAGAATTGTTTTACATCAAGAGACGTGACAGTATTCTCTAGTTCTTGTTGTAAGGGATGAACTTCTTTGTCAATAAGGTAGTTTGTTACCATCTGCAAAGTTACAAGGGTGAAAATGGTCAAATGCTAAAAGAAGTACTGTGAACTTGGTACACCAATAAAGCGGTGTCAAGAGCACGTCATTTTCTAACTTGTTTGCATAGTAGCcgataaatattaaaatattgtaataaaaataatccAACAGTTAAGTAGAACTTGGTTTGTACAATTGGCCAGCACCCATACAAAGCTCTTATTTCATTGGTCCCTATACCTGCACTACATATTGTTCTTAGGGACAAGGGcattgttttcccagccaatcacaaaccttgtttgGAATAGGTGCAGGTTGGCCCAATTTGTAAGTTCATTTTAGGACTGGCAATCAAACTTCACTCACAACAATTTATTAATCATGACCGCTGTTGTAACAACTggatattaataatattaaaaaactACTAGTGCTGGAAAAGACTGCACCAAAGGAGACACTTTCCAGAGACTTCCAATTGCTAAATACAATGATTAAACTTATCTTAGGTTACACAGCTAATATAggtataaataattattttatctgTTAAGTACCTGTTCAGTTACTCCTCTTGTACCCTTGAAACGTGTTAGAGTATGTGCAATCATTGCCTCAAATGCAAATGCGGAATGAGTCCATAATGGCCCCAAGTACTTCACTTGTCGCTCTAAATGGGTGATACTGTGAACATTTATGGTCTCACTTCCCTCGCCTATAAACACATAGACTTTTCATTACTGAACGGAACCTCTAGTCATCTAATTTATACCAGTAGTTCTTTAATAGCCTTGTAAAACTAAGTTTAATTACAAATACACTGTATCAAATgcaatacaaaaaaagaaacaacaaaaacaaaaactttttacGTGTAGATCCACAACATAGAATGTAAAACAAACCGAAATGTGCATTAGCTGACAGGATTATCATACACTCACTTTACTTATCATCAGATTAAAATTAAATGCAGTccctctctccctctctctgttttttattttattttttcattttaaagataGAACCAAAGAAAACTTTGGTGACATTATTATTCTGATCATCACATGGAAATGACACAATGTAACAATAGAGTTAACTTTATCGGCTTGCCTTACATGCTTAACTGCAAGTACTCCATAGTCACTGTATTATTCAATAgttatgttgtagttcaattttatccttggtttgaatttttttattcttttgtctcaaactcattatcatacattaccatacccaaaaacaaaagaaaataaaatttaaaccaaggataaaattgaaccacaacagttATACCATACAGTGGTTCCATGAGACAGCAAAAGGACCGCATCATCTGGCCAGCCAAGGATAACTCTTCCTTTGTAAtctcatttttcaaaaatatccacaGTCCAGTTGTGAGAAGAGCAAGGTGATGAAAATACTCATCGTTTAAAATGCCTTTCAGGAGTGGAAGACCAATGTATAGCAGGAAATGCTGAATCTCTGTGGCTGGAAATTAGAAAATCAATCAGTTAAACCAGTTTCTGATTAAACATAACTGTTATCATGTACAGTCAAACTTTTAAAGTAAACTACAACAGTCAATGTGTTTATAGACTGCAATTTTCCATGGTTGACTCTAGTAGTCAAAATCTTCTAAACCCAAATGTATAACCATTAGCCACAGCTGGTTTACTGCAAAGTTGCGAGGGTTATGATATCATTTCTATGATCTGTAAGAGTAATATTACTACACCAGGGAGAATTGTTGCCTATTTGTTTTCCACAAGGGTGGCAATTAGGGAAAGAGGTCGGCCACTGAGTTGTTGTAAAGTCCTTCACGGGAGCTACAACAAGTGATATGTCACATTATGTGAAACCAACACTGGACAAGAAGCCTGACCAGGTCATTTTACATGCTGGTACTAACGACATTGGAAAACTATCCCCTAGCGAAATCGCCGATAACATCGTTGACCTAGCAAGGGAAATTGAAAGCTCCACTGATGCCCAAGTAATAATATCAGAGCTGGTCACAAGATCGGACCTCTCAGCTAGCAGCGATGTTGATGCTGTCAATAAAAGGCTTCGAAAATTCTGCAATCAGCGTCAGTGGCACTTCATACGCCACGATGACATTCACTCTACGGACCTAAATAGAGGAGGACTTCATCTTGGTGAGACAGGTATTGCCAAAATGTATAACAACTTCGCGAATAAATTAGATGAATGTAATTGACCTATTCGCCGTTCGTTTAATTCAGAGCGTAATCGCGACCTTGGAAATCTAATCGTTTCTCATGAACTTCTCCCGTCTAAACGAGGCTTTAAATCAGCCTCGCTAAATATTAATAGTCTATCTGCACACATTGACGAACTAAGAATTTTGCTTTCCGACAGACCTATCGATATCTTAGCCATAAACGAATCTAAATTGGATGACACAATAAGCGATAATGAAATTCATATTTCTGGCTATGAATCTATTCGTAGCGATCGCTCTACCAACGGAAATCAATTATTCTGTTCCCTCTGACCTAATATGTGAACACTTAGAAAGTCTGACTGTCGAAATCAAGAAACCCAGATCAAGGCCTTTTGCCGTTATGACCTGGTATAGACCCCCTGATTCTTCTATTGATCTTTTTAAACCATTTGAAGAACTTATTGGAAAACTAGACTCTGAAAATATCGAATATTACGTCTTAGGAGATCTGAATTGTAATATGGCCGCGCCTAAGTTTGACAACAGTACAAATATCTTATCTAATATTGCTGAAGTTTACCGCCTTGATCAGTTAATAAccgaatatactagaattaccGACAAATCATCTACTCTAATTGATCTAATTTTTACAAATACTCCAGATAGGGCCGTCTGTTCAGGGGTCTCACATATAGGCATCATCGACCACAGTTTAGTTTACGCCTTTCGTAAAGTTTCTATAGAATCGACAACGTATAAGCATACTACCCTGAGATAtaggaaatttaagaattttaactCTGATCACTTTCGCAACGATATATGTCAACAGGATTGGAGTAACATCGAAAATTATTCTGATCCTAATTTAATGTGGGCTGCATGGAAACAACTATTCCTGGAATGCGTAAACAAGCATGCCCCGGCAGGGCAGAAAAACcgctgattggttaaaaaaaattccactgaGAGCATGCGCTAGCGCCTTCCGCTGACCATATGCAGATGCAGTTGGTTCAAAAGAATGAGCGATCCGAAGGAGCTACAATCGAGCGATCATGGATGTGGGATGTTTGGCCGAAATTTGCAGAGCACTGTGTTGAAATACATCACTGAAAGGTCTTGTATATAATGgtatcattttgttttgcttcgcTTTGGAGGTAATCTTTGTGATTGTATTACGTTAAACGGACGGAGTCGTGCCAAGCAAACCATGTGCTTTTTTCGATCAACTTTCTTCTGCTTTCTTCTACGCAATTGTTTGGTTTTCCCGCAACAAGTCTCGGTGATCCGATAGTTACACCACTGAGTTTAAAGGTAAGACATTTTTCGTCTCTGACATAGTGAACGTTTTCAGAGTTAATGAGTTAACCGAAATTTGCATTGGATGCTATTTATCCTCCACGAGATTGCGGCGGTGCAGCGTGCGCTGCGTGCAGGCGTATAATGCGGCACCTAACAGTTGGCGAAGCCATTGCTAAAAGTATccaaactttcaaacaaaataGCACGTCATAGCACCCTGAGTTACAAGTTTAATGGGCTTTTGATTATAGGTTATATATATCCACACTGTTCAATGAATTCCTTCGTGTGAATTGTTTACATTGTTCCGCTAGAAgcgaaattatttttttgtacgcGTTGTCCAATTTGTAATTTCTTTAGATCAATTTATACCAACTGATTTATACAGTTAATAACTTTGTTTTTGGGCTGATATGGATTTGGAATGATTTTACTGTACAAAATTAGGTTGTTTTAAGAAAGGTGAAATTTTAAGGATGAATTTTTAAGCTTACATGTATCCAGAATTATCAGAGTCATACACAATCCTTGCCCATATACAATGTGatatttttaagtgaaaatCTTATTATATTTACATGTTCAAAATAACATCGAATATTTTGAAGACACTGTCTTACTCCTGTACATCACATTGTCCCTTATTAGTATTCTGGACAGGACTATCACTATATTTTTCTCACTGGCATTGGGCTGAGTTAGTCTTTTATAATGCAAAGTTCTCATATAATATTGTATGGACCAAATTCCAAATGCAAGCACAAGATCACTTATTTGTTATCTAGCTAGTTGCATTGTTTTGAGATACCTATAGCAAGACAAAGGCAACAACAAAGGCATTGTTCAAGGTTTCTCTGCTGTGTTATCATGCCTATTCCTATTCAAGGTATTTTATGTGAAACAAAGGGCTTGTATTATTTGTTTGGATTTGCttctaaaaaaggaaatgattattgttttgttattctcATTTCAGGGAAACACTTAACTATTTACCCCTTTGTGGGTGTTCTGAAGCTGAGTCAAGCCCCCTTTGCTCTTACAGACACTGCCACATGTGACACACACCATACTAGTATTAACAATTACTGCTTCTCCAGTAGAGTCGGTGGAGTTTACATTCTTGGAATTTTTGTTGCTGTACTTAAATAAAGCACTTTGTGGAAGATGCAAAAGGGATTGTTTTGCTTTATTGAGGATCTTATTTGCTAGTGTATCAGGtttgccatcatcatcatcactgtcatcatcatctgaGTTGTCACTTCCATCATCATTGTCGTCGTCATCATAATTATCATTGCTTCCATCAGTTTCATCATTTCCTGCAAGTAAACCTTTGTTGAAACTGTCTGCAAGTTCTTGGATTCTTAAAGGAAGTTGCTCAGAGCAAATGGGGCACTTGACACCATACAGTATTGAGTAGTTATGATCGTTACAGTTTGAGGAACTACCAAGACAACTTTTGTGAAATGTGTGGCCACAGTTAAAGCGCTGAACTGCAAGTAGGAGATTGTCATCTGCTCTGCAATCTGCTGCATCACAAGCCAACAGTGGGTCTGGTTCTTGACCCTTCCAGGCATACCCTAAGGGTAAGCTTCTTTGGTCCACAGTTGCATCAAGAGAGGGTAGATAATAAGGCTGCATTGGAAAAAGATAAAGGTTTGTTTCAGGTATATCTTGTATAGgaaatgctttgttttgttatggaaTGGGTTGTTACAGCCATATTGGATTCTACCTGATATTTCCTATGTCCTCTGGGTATTTTTGCAGAGTTTCCAAGGTTTTGCCTCACAGAGATGAACAAGTCAAGAAGAAACTCAGCTGCTTTGTTTGATAGGTCCCTTAGGTTCCGGACACCCTTGCCTCTTGGAGTATTGGTAAGGAACCAGGTACAAAAGTCTTCTGCACATCTGTTTGCACTTATGGCCTTTGCAGCTGCCTGAACTTGGCTGGCTGTGGCATTTGGAGGAACTGATCTGACAATTCAAGGACAATGAAATGTCTTAGTGACTTAGCTGAAATTAATGTAACACTTTTGGCttatttgaatttttcaaaagtttattttccttgacattccagggtgcaaagaaagtcagttttacagatGCCGCAGCTgtagctagcatttactagcccacaagtcatttcaagtAGCTGTAAAACCCTTTTtaattagcaggattgattccaatccttctgtaatttgaatttgcctaaaaaacagcacttgcctgttgggcaagttaagaacaagaatcactagcccaatagcaaaatccactagccgtGGGCTATCAGACACGACTGTCTTTGCACACTGACATTGTCTGTCATTGACAGTCATATCAAGGGCTGTGGCCTTGACTAATTTCATTTAAAACAACAGCACACAGatgaaaaatagttttattcAAACCACGTTTAGGAACTTTGCATttcttacctttaaaaataatgatgaatcATAGCTTTGTTGAAGTAGTGGTCTGCTTGTTTTAAGAGGAATTGATTGGTTTACCACTAAAtttttcaggtaaaaaaaaatatgtggcaTTGTTAAAAAACATGTTGCCCCTGGGGCATTATTGCACATTATTAGGATCTGTCTGTTATACTGTATCAGGGTAATGTTTGACAAACCGTTTATGCACTTGAATTTCCTAGGTACATGTATGTTACCTTCGAAGAAGTGAATGGAAAACTTCCACTTTCTTTTCTGTTAGCTCATTGAGCCATTGCCCCAGTAGCTCTTGGAAGTTGGGAATGGCCTCTTGCTGGTGTACAAGGTCGCTCAACTGACACAGGGTGGCCTTGTCATAGTGACGCCGCCTTTGGATGATAAACATGAGGGCTAACCGTATCATGGCATCAACCCACTTCCTTTGGTCACCACCTCGAAAGATTACTGAATAAAAGTAGAACACAAGTGGAACCAATTCATCCAGGAGAAACACAAGAAGGACATATTCTGGGTCTTTGCATTGTCCAAATGCAGGCAGAACAGCGGTTTTTACAGTCAGCCATCCACCAAATGCTGTAGTGATGAGAGTCGAAATTCTGTGTGGTTTAGGCTTGGAAGGCAAC
The sequence above is a segment of the Porites lutea chromosome 3, jaPorLute2.1, whole genome shotgun sequence genome. Coding sequences within it:
- the LOC140931794 gene encoding uncharacterized protein, producing MANYRQAMQHLNEVCPSLSEYMEKNLLLLAGDWPTWYHNKKIICQWKPDVDPDRALSVVPWQGPFHISLNSQEDVVANFRCFFEKLYKHLFGQRKVLPSKPKPHRISTLITTAFGGWLTVKTAVLPAFGQCKDPEYVLLVFLLDELVPLVFYFYSVIFRGGDQRKWVDAMIRLALMFIIQRRRHYDKATLCQLSDLVHQQEAIPNFQELLGQWLNELTEKKVEVFHSLLRRSVPPNATASQVQAAAKAISANRCAEDFCTWFLTNTPRGKGVRNLRDLSNKAAEFLLDLFISVRQNLGNSAKIPRGHRKYQPYYLPSLDATVDQRSLPLGYAWKGQEPDPLLACDAADCRADDNLLLAVQRFNCGHTFHKSCLGSSSNCNDHNYSILYGVKCPICSEQLPLRIQELADSFNKGLLAGNDETDGSNDNYDDDDNDDGSDNSDDDDSDDDDGKPDTLANKILNKAKQSLLHLPQSALFKYSNKNSKNVNSTDSTGEAVIVNTSMVCVTCGSVCKSKGGLTQLQNTHKGVNS